Proteins encoded within one genomic window of Leptospiraceae bacterium:
- a CDS encoding nucleotidyltransferase domain-containing protein codes for MTVADQTIIEQESIQKLITILVTKIDPDKIILFGSRTTKDFHADSDYDLCIIKKDVVHRRQLAQEVYKLLYGSGLSVDVIVETPERFLELKDNPYLIYQQIETKGRLLYDKQRYR; via the coding sequence ATGACAGTCGCAGATCAAACGATTATTGAACAAGAATCGATTCAAAAGTTAATTACCATTCTAGTAACAAAGATTGATCCTGATAAAATCATTTTGTTTGGCTCTCGAACAACGAAAGACTTTCATGCGGATAGTGATTATGATTTGTGTATCATAAAAAAAGATGTGGTGCATAGAAGACAGTTGGCACAAGAGGTTTACAAATTGTTATATGGTTCAGGACTTAGTGTGGATGTAATTGTAGAAACTCCTGAAAGGTTTTTAGAATTAAAAGATAATCCTTACTTAATTTACCAACAAATTGAAACAAAA